The sequence CGTCGCCGGTGCGGCGGTAGGCGGCGGGCAGCCGGGCGCGGTCGGGACCGTCGACCCGGTAGCCCGTGTCGTGCATGCCGAGCGGCGACAGGAGGTCGTCCGCCAGGTGCGCGCCCAGGTCGCCCCCGGTGCACCGCCCGAGGAGGAGACCCAGCACCTGGTACGAGTGGTGGTAGCGCCAGCCCTCACCCGGCTGGAAGGCCAGCGGGAGCCCCGCGAGCCGCGCGAGCCACTCCGGGGCGGCGAGCGCGGGCGGCTCCTGGCCGGCGGCGGTGCCGTCGCGCTCCATCTGCCGGGCGAGCGGGCTGTCGGTCACGGCCACCCCCCAGCCGGAGGTGCACGTGAGCAGGTGCCGGACGGTGACGGGCCGGGCGAGCGGCACCGTGTCGTCGAGGTCGGCGCCGGGCGAGCGCAGCACCCGCAGGTCCGCCAGCTCCGGCAGCCAGCCGGCGACCGGGTCGTCGAGGCCGAGCGCACCGCGCTCGACGAGCCGCAGCGTCGCGACGGCGAGGACCGCCTTGGTCATCGACTGCACGCGGAACACGGCGTCGGTGCGCAGGGGGGCGCCGCCGACCTCGGCCACGCCCGCCGCCAGCGGCCTCGCGCCGCGGCCGCCGTGCACGGCCACCGCCCCCGGCACGGTCCCCGCCTCGACGTGGCGCGCGAGCAGCGCGGCCAGCGGGGCCGTGGCGGGGTCGGCGGCGGGGTCGGGGACGGGATCGGGAGACGCCTCGGGCATGCCCCGAGGCTGCCAGAGCCCGGGCCCTACCTGCGTCGCGCGCCCCTCGCTACAGTCCCAGGACCTGCCGCGAGGAGACCACGATGACCGCAGCGCCGACCGAGGCCGCCGCCCCCGCCCGCATCCCGCACTGGGTCGACGGCGCCCACCGGCCCGGCACGTCGGGACGCAGCGCCGACGTGCACGACCCGGCGACCGGCCGCGTGACCGGCCGCGTCGACCTCGCGAGCACCGAGGAGGTGGACGCGGCGGTCGCCTCCGCGCTCGCGGCGTGGCAGGAGTGGCGCCACACGAGCGTCGCGACGCGCACCCGCCTCATGTTCCGCTTCCGCGAGCTCGTGGAGGCCAACCGCGACGAGCTCGCGCGCCGGCTGTCCGCCGAGCACGGCAAGGTGCTGTCCGACGCGGGCGGCGAGGTCGCCCGGGCGCTGGAGAACATCGAGTTCGCGTGCGGGCTCGCCGAGCACCTCAAGGGCGGCTACAGCGAGCAGGCCTCCGGCGGGGTCGACGTGTACTCCATGCGGCAGCCGCTCGGCGTCGTCGCCGGCATCACGCCGTTCAACTTCCCCGCCATGGTCCCGCTGTGGATGCTGCCGAACGCCGTCGCGTGCGGGAACACCTTCGTGCTCAAGCCGAGCGAGAAGGACCCCTCGGCGCCGCTCTTCGTCGCCGAGCTGTTCGCCGAGGCCGGGTTCCCACCCGGCGTGCTGACGGTGGTCAACGGCGACAAGGAGGCCGTCGACCGGCTCCTCGTGCACCCCGACGTCGCGGCCGTCAGCTTCGTCGGCTCGACGCCGATCGCGCGGTACGTGTACGAGACGGGCACCGCGCACGGCAAGCGCGTCCAGGCCCTCGGCGGCGCGAAGAACCACATGGTCGTCCTGCCCGACGCCGACGTCGACCTCGCCGCCGACGCCGCGGTGTCCGCCGCCTACGGCTCCGCGGGCGAGCGGTGCATGGCCGTCAGCGTCGTCGTCGCCGTCGGGGACGTCGGCGACCCGCTCGTCGACGCGATCGCGGCCCGCGTCGACAAGCTCGTGATCGGGCCGGGCGACGACCCCGACTCCCAGATGGGTCCGCTCGTCACGCGCGAGCACCGCGACCGGGTGGCCGGCTACGTCGGCGCCGGGCAGGAGGCCGGCGCGCGCGTCGTGGTCGACGGGCGGCAGAGGCACTTCGACGGCGACGGGTTCTTCCTCGGCGTCACGCTGCTCGACCACGTCACACCCGACATGAGCGTGTACACCGACGAGATCTTCGGGCCGGTGCTGTGCGTGGTCCGCGCCGACACCTACGCCGAGGCCGTCGCGCTGCTCGAGGCGAACCCGTGGGGCAACGGCGCGGCCATCTTCACCCGCGACGGCGGCGCCGCCCGCCGCTTCCAGCACGAGGTGAGCGCCGGCATGGTCGGGGTCAACGTGCCGATCCCCGTGCCCGTCGGCTACTACTCCTTCGGCGGCTGGAAGGACTCGCTCTTCGGCGACACGCACATGTACGGCCCGGAGGGCATCCGGTTCTGGACGCGCGGCAAGGTCGTGACGAGCCGCTGGCCGGACCCGGCCACGTCGGCCGTCGACCTCGGCTTCCCGCGGAACTCCTGAGAGGGCGCGGCGCAGCATGGACCTCGGCCTCGTCCTGCAGAACGACCCGCCGGCCTGGCGCGTCGTCGACCTGCTCCGCCGCGCGGAGACCCTCGGCTTCAGCCACGGCTGGACGTTCGACTCCCACGTGCTGTGGCAGGAGCCCTACGTCGTCTACAGCCAGGTCCTCGCCGCCACGCACCGGATGGTCGTCGGCCCGATGGTGACGAACCCCGGCACCCGCGACTGGACGGTCATCGCGAGCCTGCACGCGACGCTGCACGACATGTACGGCGAGCGGACGGTGTGCGCCTTCGGCCGCGGCGACTCGGCCATGCGCTACATCGGCCGGTCGCCGTGCACCCTCGCGGAGGTCCGCGACGCCATGCACACCGTCAAGGACCTCGCCGAGGGACGCACCGTCACGTACAACGACCGCGAGATCGCCTTCCCGTGGCGCGCGGGCGGGTCCCTCCCGGTCTACATGGCCGGGTACGGGCCGAAGGCGTTGCGGACGTGCGGGGAGCACGCCGACGGCTTCATCCTCCAGCTGGCCGACCCGTCCGTCGTCGAGTGGACGGTCGGGGCCGTCCGCGAGGCCGCCGCGGCCGCCGGCCGCGACCCGGACTCGGTCTACGTCGTGGTGGCCGCGCCCGCGTACGTCGGCCCGGAGGAGCACCTGCCGCACATGCGCGACCAGGTCCGCTGGTTCGGCGGGATGGTCGGCAACCACGTCGCCGACCTGGTGGGGCGCTACGGCGACGCCGGCGCGGCGGTGCCGACGGCGCTCACCGACTACATCCGGGGCCGGCAGGGCTACGACTACGCCGAGCACGGTCGGGCCGGCAACACGCACACCGACTTCGTGCCGGACGAGGTCATCGACCGCTTCTGCCTGCTCGGGCCGGTCGAGCGCCACCTCGAGCGCCTCGCGGAGCTGCGCGACCTGGGCGTCGACCAGTTCGCCGTCTACCTCATGCACGACGAGCCGGAGGCGACGCTCACGGCCTACGGCGAGCGGGTCGCACCGGTCCTGCGGCGCGACCGCGGCTGAGGCGGGGCCGGACGGGGTCCCCCGTCCGGCTCAAGAACCGACACGCGGTGCCGATGAGCGACAGGTGAGCGACGAGCCGGACGTGGCCGCGCCACCGCCGCGGGAGCCCGCCGTGACGGTGGTGCCCCGTCGTGCCGCCACCCGCAGCCGCTGGTCGTGGCGCCGCGGCGGTCGGCCCGCCGACGCCACCGACGCCACCGACGCCACCGACGCCACCGACGCCACCGACGCCATCGACGACGCAGCCGGCGAGACCGCGGCCGGAGACGGCGCGGGTGACCCCGCCGCCACGCCCCCCTCGACCACCGCTCCTGCCTCCTCCGCCTCGCGTCCGGGAGCCGCCCGTGCGCCCGGCACAGCCCCGACGCCCGCCGGCGCGGTCGTGCGCCCGTCGTCGGGCAGCGGCAG comes from Aquipuribacter sp. SD81 and encodes:
- a CDS encoding serine hydrolase domain-containing protein produces the protein MPEASPDPVPDPAADPATAPLAALLARHVEAGTVPGAVAVHGGRGARPLAAGVAEVGGAPLRTDAVFRVQSMTKAVLAVATLRLVERGALGLDDPVAGWLPELADLRVLRSPGADLDDTVPLARPVTVRHLLTCTSGWGVAVTDSPLARQMERDGTAAGQEPPALAAPEWLARLAGLPLAFQPGEGWRYHHSYQVLGLLLGRCTGGDLGAHLADDLLSPLGMHDTGYRVDGPDRARLPAAYRRTGDGLVEVEPAGSLAVPPGDDVGHGELVSSVGDYARFARLLADDGVLDGERFLAAEHVRAMTSDQVPDAVKTPDSFLPGFWEGTGWGFGVAVRDAGPHAGRFGWSGGLGTDFFVDPDGTVAVLATQVEIDGRVAALFEDLQDLPTPAGPTGPAGSGG
- a CDS encoding CoA-acylating methylmalonate-semialdehyde dehydrogenase, which gives rise to MTAAPTEAAAPARIPHWVDGAHRPGTSGRSADVHDPATGRVTGRVDLASTEEVDAAVASALAAWQEWRHTSVATRTRLMFRFRELVEANRDELARRLSAEHGKVLSDAGGEVARALENIEFACGLAEHLKGGYSEQASGGVDVYSMRQPLGVVAGITPFNFPAMVPLWMLPNAVACGNTFVLKPSEKDPSAPLFVAELFAEAGFPPGVLTVVNGDKEAVDRLLVHPDVAAVSFVGSTPIARYVYETGTAHGKRVQALGGAKNHMVVLPDADVDLAADAAVSAAYGSAGERCMAVSVVVAVGDVGDPLVDAIAARVDKLVIGPGDDPDSQMGPLVTREHRDRVAGYVGAGQEAGARVVVDGRQRHFDGDGFFLGVTLLDHVTPDMSVYTDEIFGPVLCVVRADTYAEAVALLEANPWGNGAAIFTRDGGAARRFQHEVSAGMVGVNVPIPVPVGYYSFGGWKDSLFGDTHMYGPEGIRFWTRGKVVTSRWPDPATSAVDLGFPRNS
- a CDS encoding TIGR03842 family LLM class F420-dependent oxidoreductase — translated: MDLGLVLQNDPPAWRVVDLLRRAETLGFSHGWTFDSHVLWQEPYVVYSQVLAATHRMVVGPMVTNPGTRDWTVIASLHATLHDMYGERTVCAFGRGDSAMRYIGRSPCTLAEVRDAMHTVKDLAEGRTVTYNDREIAFPWRAGGSLPVYMAGYGPKALRTCGEHADGFILQLADPSVVEWTVGAVREAAAAAGRDPDSVYVVVAAPAYVGPEEHLPHMRDQVRWFGGMVGNHVADLVGRYGDAGAAVPTALTDYIRGRQGYDYAEHGRAGNTHTDFVPDEVIDRFCLLGPVERHLERLAELRDLGVDQFAVYLMHDEPEATLTAYGERVAPVLRRDRG